A stretch of Apostichopus japonicus isolate 1M-3 chromosome 9, ASM3797524v1, whole genome shotgun sequence DNA encodes these proteins:
- the LOC139973996 gene encoding fibrinogen-like protein A isoform X2, with protein sequence MIKPDGYLDPFEVYCDNTDSSGGWTVIQRRTDGSIDFRRDWDSYKSGFGFLSHDFWLGNEKLSFLTNQKKYQLVIEITTSSGYLIRVSYDHFRISDAFSHFKLVNLGNYSGENTDAITFTSLTPAKDCQEIYDDGSRNNGIYSIKPTGWTGPAFEVYCNMTDGGGWTVFQRRVDGSEDFYLGWNSYKQGFGNLNINFWLGNDKLYYLTNQRRYEIRIDLVNRYGAPYYAKFDFFRTNDESDNYRLSGVGTYSGTAGDALSYHLNQQFTTKDRDNDVHSSYNCAVYYDGAWWYKSCYYSNLNGIYGNQYLYWYYLPGTYYYVQFTEMKIRPI encoded by the exons GTAATACAAAGGCGCACCGACGGGTCCATCGATTTCAGGCGCGACTGGGACAGCTACAAGTCTGGCTTCGGGTTTCTCTCTCATGATTTCTGGCTCGGCAACGAGAAGTTGTCTTTCTTGACCAACCAGAAGAAATACCAATTGGTGATTGAGATAACCACATCAAGCGGTTACTTAATTCGGGTTTCTTACGATCATTTCCGTATAAGTGACGCCTTTAGTCACTTCAAGCTGGTCAACCTCGGAAACTATTCTGGAGAGAATACTG ATGCCATAACATTCACTTCATTGACACCAGCAAAAGATTGTCAGGAAATTTATGATGATGGTTCTAGAAACAACGGTATATACAGCATCAAACCAACCGGATGGACCGGGCCAGCATTTGAGGTATACTgtaacatgactgacggaggaggatggacg GTGTTCCAACGACGTGTCGATGGTAGTGAGGACTTCTACCTTGGATGGAACAGCTACAAGCAAGGAtttggaaatttaaatattaatttttggcTCGGAAATGATAAACTTTATTACTTGACCAACCAAAGGAGATATGAAATCAGAATCGACTTAGTAAATAGATACGGAGCTCCATACTACGCCAAGTTTGACTTTTTTAGGACAAACGACGAAAGCGACAACTATAGGTTATCCGGTGTTGGGACCTACAGTGGAACAGCAG GAGATGCTCTAAGTTATCACCTGAACCAGCAGTTTACAACAAAGGACCGAGACAATGACGTTCATAGTTCTTATAACTGTGCTGTTTATTATGATGGTGCCTGGTGGTACAAGAGTTGTTATTATTCTAACCTGAACGGTATCTACGGGAATCAATACCTTTATTGGTATTACCTTCCCGGAACTTATTATTATGTCCAATTTACAGAGATGAAGATCCGCCCTATCTAG